The Topomyia yanbarensis strain Yona2022 chromosome 3, ASM3024719v1, whole genome shotgun sequence nucleotide sequence aaaaaatgcatctaaTTTCCATTttcgcatcaactttgcactccctcgcagaaacaaacgtcctacgctaattcgctttgttcgacgttttgttaaatgtagggctgaTTTTTtgacaacgcaaaatacattgtacgcaacgcaaaatacattacaaatttctattttgatggaaagaaatgcatttaattaagctgatttttaaaaatgcatcgcaagtgatctgcccctagtagtGGCATCATTTTTGTTTGGATCATATCATAAAGGGCATTAAAATGGTCGTTCTATCATCACATCACCCATGTGTGCGGTTGCGTCAATAAACTTACCTGTATGACAAAATTGCTCTTCACCAAATTTTTCGACCTCAACGGAAGAGAGACACTTTGATCAAAGTACGGATGAGTTTCAGTTCGATGAATGGCAATTTGTAGTGCCCGATTTGTGTCGTCAGTGTTAATAAACATTCTCACATACGGATCTCGAAAATCATTTTCCGATAGCGGCATCAATTCTTGGGCTATAAACAATAACCTTAATCGAAGGTATTTAATGAAATTGTTATAACACTCCTACCTTCAACCAGGTGCACCAACAATTCTTCCCTGTCTACAGCATACTTCAGCTTGAAATGGAATCTTCCCAGCACAGTGTTTATGTCATGTGCAGCCATAATCACTGGAACTTGTCTCCGCTGTGATCGATTGCTGTCCGATTTTATCGAACTAATTGGACTATCTGAGGCGATCAAGTATCCCGGTCGGGGCATGCTCGCATTGTAGGCAGTACTTTGTCTTTTCTTTAGAGATCCCGTTAGCCTCGGTTTACCTCCAGAGGCTAAATTTTTTCCTCCTTCATAATACGAAGGGGGATGACCTTCCAAACTGTACGTGCTCATGCGGTTGGGCGATCGAGATTTCTGTCGATTATTGTTACTAACACTATCATGGCAAACATAAATATGCCCTTATTGGAACATACCTGTATTACAAAGTTATCAGAAACCGTCGAGCGAGTTTCTGCATTGGAATTTGATGACAATTCATAAGACAATTTTCGGCGAGTCTGAAAAACGACATGAGTAAACAAAAGGGTAAAAATTGGAACCAAATGCTTCTACGTACCGACGCTTGAGAATGCACACTTTCCAAACTATTGTCCCTTGAAGCAGATGTTGCTTTCTTCTGGTGGCCAGAGCATGACTGTATCTGATCGAGTATCGTTTGTAAAGAACTTGAGCGCACATCTATCAGTGAGCTTTTTCTTTCGATGATTACCCCAACTGGTGGAATATTGGAAACTGGTTGCACAGGATGGGAACCTCTGATAGCGCTGCACTCTTGCTGCAAATACACCGTGTTTATTGTCGAACAAACAATCAAACTAACTATATGTACTCGTAATTTAATTCTTCTCGCTGCCTTCCGTTCTTCCAACCGATCTAGCTCAGCCCATTCTTTTCCCTTGCGTCTAACAACATAATAACGATACACTACTATCGTAACGGCAACTAACAGAGCCAGTCCAGCTCCGGCGGCCGCGCCCAGAACAGCAGAACTTACAAATGCCATTTGTTTTATTCAGCTGAAAACCAAAATCCTGTTTTAATTACCCTAGCAATACAATTGTCTCTCATTTATGGATACTTTCATTCCACAGCTGGCTTTGAGCAATATACAATATGTGAAAAAAGTTTATCCATCCGCGTCACAAAATCAGTATTTGTTTAATATTCATGACAAAATCGTTATAAGGCTCGTTTTTATGcgcattagggtggggcattgttatatgcaAAAACGTaattggttccatttggggcccaaataactgtgcaaaatttggggtcgattggttttgacccgacgtagcgcattgcgtttttttaatctaaagatttatttgaaacggctcaatgcgttagcacaactgagccgtgcgtctttcaattttttacaataagtaaaaataaaaaaataaaatgctaagaaagtcggtcttccagatcttgttgacgcagcttgctgctgcgtgttgagatccttttccttggcggtgaagccgcttgggggtcattcagtctgccttctctcgcgttctcgttcccgtccatgtcatcatcggtactgctttcttgctgttcatgatcagaggttcttatttgtttcttgttcttacggatcgctgttgtaaatccgtcttcatcggtattttcttctttattggcgatgctagtcgttggtttgggagcggttgtcgtggtcgttgtacctgcattattggttaattggatcgttgtttttggtttatctgaaggtgtcggtggctgcttgttcaggaatcaggaatcagtagcgtctggctcaaatggcacgtttcccatgttgatcggagatttgtgccttgccaagaatcgtcttttcatcattttcctgatgggaaggattggggaagtggtaaggttaggggtaaggaaaacaacgacacagaacaattaaaacagagcattctgcacacccggagtgatgctgaacgatctgcaggtgctataacagcaggaataaaacttccaacccccggagggatttagaacctctactcaaacagtgagcggatatatcaacacccccgaggggatattgagataacagaacgacaacacccccaaAGAGacattgtcattcaaatacggctgaaaaactatagctctttaccacactgggttaggaacaaaggcatatccttaaatttcagctctctgtacataggttcatctatgtatggagaatcaaaaaaccggatgcgcaattgcattaatacagggcaattgcatatcaaatgatatgatgttccgtaatcggattcacaaagatcacatgaataatactcagcgcgctgaatagtagccatgtgataattgagtttgcaatgtccagtcagtgccctgaccagaatactgcagttttgcttggaaaaatgcaacaaatttcttgacattttcggactcacatccggcagaaaagcctttgtttgaacgcaagtttgcaagct carries:
- the LOC131690949 gene encoding synaptotagmin-5, whose amino-acid sequence is MAFVSSAVLGAAAGAGLALLVAVTIVVYRYYVVRRKGKEWAELDRLEERKAARRIKLRQECSAIRGSHPVQPVSNIPPVGVIIERKSSLIDVRSSSLQTILDQIQSCSGHQKKATSASRDNSLESVHSQASTRRKLSYELSSNSNAETRSTVSDNFVIQKSRSPNRMSTYSLEGHPPSYYEGGKNLASGGKPRLTGSLKKRQSTAYNASMPRPGYLIASDSPISSIKSDSNRSQRRQVPVIMAAHDINTVLGRFHFKLKYAVDREELLVHLVEAQELMPLSENDFRDPYVRMFINTDDTNRALQIAIHRTETHPYFDQSVSLPLRSKNLVKSNFVIQLLDYDRFSRDEVIGEIRFLLNKLDLSGCEIWGDMIAAKRCTVDAPELLISLSYLPQAERLTIVVMKAKNLNVHEPFVKLYLTINDKRIKKCKTSAIRAADPVNPIWNEAFIFELPFSLIQDTGVELFVTSKEKRQHEPGCAIRLHETGTGSQHWKDLMHNNRKPIAMWHVLR